Part of the Pangasianodon hypophthalmus isolate fPanHyp1 chromosome 9, fPanHyp1.pri, whole genome shotgun sequence genome is shown below.
GTTTCATTATTCCCACTTCTTAATGCGGGCAAATTTAATTTTGTCTTGCAACAATAATTGAACTCTTGCTGCAATACACACATAATTCACCACTGGTCAAGTTTGTTTAAACATTGTCAAACTGCTGGACGAAATGCAAAACTCTTGGCTGCCAACAGACAACGATCTGATCCAGTAGATCCATACATAATCTTATATTGGATGCTGACAGaaaatcatttctcttttcatcAAGCAAACCAGAAGCCTTTGGAATGAGGGAACACTGGACAGTAGATGATTGCAGTAGATGATTTAGAGGATGATGGGGGTTGAGGAGGTGTACCAACAGACCTAACCTTGAATCTTTAGAGCCAAAGAACTGTATTTATTGTCTCTAGTGCCCCAACATCAATCATACTATCGAGGCCTCAGTATGAGCCAGCATAAAGATAAGGCACATCAGTAGATACAAAAGGCTTTTAAGAAAGGGTTAAATTGGAGGAGGGTTCAATGGCGAGGACTTCCTGCCTTTGACACTCTTCACAATAAAGCTACCAAGAATAGATATTTAGAGTGATGCCATAGAAGAACCATTCCTGACACCCATTTTCGGAGGAATCTTTTATTGATGTTGCAGCAGATGTTACCATTGTGTGGAAGGATCTGGGTTTGGAAAATGATTTCGTTTATTGTGGCAACAGAAATTGGACTGAAAGCTTTTTCAGGAAAcgaaaaatggttcttcaagtAACCAAAAATCTTTTCAGGCACctttcattgtttgtttgtttctttcttcctttcagtttttttttaagtgtatgtGAACAGCAAGTAGAGCTAAGCTCTGGTAAAATTAAatcgtgtgtgtgcatgtgtgtgtgttcttatgaTGTTGTGCAACAGTTTCGATCAGTCACATCACTGCACTGTTTGAGTACTCTCACTAATGGCATGATCCCAAGGGCAGCCAAGCCAAGCCAATATGCACCGAGAGGTGGGACAGTGACGGGTCACTCTGCAGGAGGCAGGAGGAGTTCTGCTCGCTTAAGAAGAGCCACTGGCAGTGAAGGTGAGAGTAGATTAATGTGAGCGCTAGAGatttgaaggaaaaaaggagACAGCATGTGCAACTGTAATGATACtccggattttttttttcaaccagaTGTGCTAACAAACAAATCAACCATAAGTGTGTCATAAACATTCCCACAATATTGAAGTGATATATCAGGCTGTAGGCAACTGCACAACAACCCATTTTCTTTTATGCTTGCTCTCGCTTTGGATTTGAACTGAAACGAAGACTAAATATATGGTGTTTACATATTGGTAGATCCATACACTAATCATAGCTGTTTTACACATTCCAGGGAAAGCACATTTAGTCACATTTAGTGCTTAGAAGCTAATCCTCTGCAGCTGATGACTGTCTTAAATCTCTGACCCATAAACATTACCAGAGGCTGGGTACATTTCCATGATTCCCTGctaaggttttttttcagtaatgcaGGCATTTTGATTTCCTGCTTGTTTCATAGGTTTTTTGAAATCACCAGTGGGCTTCAGATTTTGTGGTTGGCTAGTCAGGAACATTCCACCCTTTAAGTTCCTGATCTGAAAACCTCCTACAGTGCTTTATtactttgttgtgttttaaGGTGGAATGCTGTTTACTAGGATTTGATGAATTTATTCTGCTACTGCTGTTTGCACTCATTCATCAACACAGACATGTGGGTCAGTTCAACACATATCTGTTCCATAATGCTTCACAGATGATAAGCAGCTCCTTTCCTCCATACTTTTCTCATTCCAGCTGTGTCACTGCTAGACTTGTCAAGGTGCTCATGCTTTTTAACAGCTTTGGAAATGTATGATTATTCTTAAGCATTGTCACGGCATTGACGCTTGTTCAGTCTTCATGCTGCGAGAGAAAAAGGAATCAGTTATCACATCTGGAATTGATTTGTCAGCTATCTTATGGATAACCTAAAGATGCATAACAAACATCCATAGAAATAGACATAGACAACTGTCTAATTGCATTTTGGTCCCCTAGAAATGCAGTTTCATAACAATAAATTAGAGAAAGAGGATGAATTTAGGACAAGCATCAGACACTGGGAGCTCAGTCTTCTGATGGAACAACACCGCCATCTTGTGGCAAGAAATGCAAACAACACTGTGACAGCACAACAAACACAATTACAGCAATCAGCATAGTGTGCAAAAAGCTTCAGAAGCTGAAAAGAAATCCAGAACTGCAGTTTTCTTTCCCCCAAAATAAATCCTCAAGTGACTTGAACAGCCTGTAACAGCTGTAGCCTGTAGCCTGGCATCCCTGCTGgtaaaaaaacaatagaaaccatcacagaaattctaatggtttccattacaaataccattacaaaccatcagctaaccattgaaaccattaccattactggtccttaatggtatccactagacacaACATGTCACCAATAGAAGGCTGCAAATTACTAGTAGAGAgacacagggaccattacagcttccattaaaaccaatacaattcccattataaccattaaaaccattacaaattctattagggtttcttatttatttatttatttatttatttagcaggaATGTTAGCCTGTATCCTCCTACTTTGTATCATATAAACTACCTATAGCAATCTAAGCTTTAGCCTATAACACTAAAAGAATCAGTGAGTCAAGAAAAGAAGTGAATCAACTGAATCAAGCtttgattcttttgattcaCCATCCAGTGTGGGTATCTAGACTTCTAGCTATCTTCACTTTGCTTCTgcaaccttttttatttatttatttatttttttatacaagcCTAGCTAATATGacaattatattttacagtttacagttttatttattttacagtgaaattatttattgtgcaccttacaaaataaaataataaataaacaaatgaataaagaaatataacaaAACAGTTGAATTCAAGTGCTTTCCTTGTCCCCTGGCTTGTCCTGACTTTGCTTCTACAGTACTGGTAACAGTACAGTACTACATTACTGTATTACACTACTGGTACTTTAATAAGGGACCCAAAGTCACGTGACCTCGTGACGCGCCGTTAGCGTGCTGGTTTCCTTGGTAACAGCGTGGCGGTAACGGCGCTCTCCCGCGGCGCGCGCAGGTTCACACTGCAGCAGGTAACTTTCTtctgtaatgtaataaaattcaTATTCTGAAACTTAAAAACTGATTACAGCAGTAACCAATCTTCAtgactacacacactcctgggggaaaaaaagtcaaataataagcttttaatggttttaacaacaaatcacaaaaatatttgatgtaaaattcaaactatcACATGTCTAAGTGTACAAAATTTCCccaaaatatcttctgggatgtttttttcttaaaagattaatGATTATATGGTTctctgccgcacctgatgcagctcatcaagggccacaaggcttaaacatttaaagcaatcaaagggaaaagctcacatactaacttcctttatctatttgtttaattcttgctcatttcctgatcactgatttgttgttaagaccattaaaagcttaatattttgccatttttaggcttggcccattttttcccccccggAGTGTAGTTATATGCTTGTTACAGGCATGCCAGGTCTTGCATAACAGTCActcattaaataaatgaaagataaataataataatttgcttgTCTACAGTGTTTTGCTGAATTTGAAAGAATACATTGTGAACATCAACTGAAAATGTGCCCTACTGAATGATACCGCATAGTACCTGAATCCACCCTACTGCAATAACAGTCTCCTGTTCTCATTTCCTGCCATGACAGTTGTTTGTTCATGTCTGAGCAAATGTTTCATAGTTACACAAATGTGCTGAGTGGTTATAAGACCGGGAGGGACAAAGTTCAGAGAAattatacactcctgggcaaaaaaaaaaccaaaaaacaccattgtgccaccatttgctggtttaatTTTGCTGTtcggggaaaagctagaaacagggaaattcacttctataatCTTATTGTACGCAAagttaaaatcatgataatgattcaaatgtttgatgtcaaattcaaactaacacatgtctggacgtacaaaaatttccaaaaatatcttctgggatgtttttttttaaagattcgtcattatttggttctctgtcacacctgatgcagcccatcaagggccacactttatctatttgtttaattctagctagtgatttgttgttaagactattaaaagtttaatattttgccatttttggcttggcccttttttatttttatttttatgtagttatttatttttttccccaggagtGTACTTAAGTGAAAATATAGATACTGTGCcaaaatcttactcagttaAAAGTATCCAGACAAAAAagtactcaagtgaaagtaagtaagttgctacttttaaatgtactcaagtattaaaaagtaaaaagtaaatgtttttaacatttgtttacatgtgaaaagtaaaagtaagttttcttatttttatacataaaattATGTATAGCAGCTACAtaattttgcctgaaaacatcatttaatttctgtaagtttgcaatatttaccattagctagaatttgactcgCTGCCTAGTttattatgttagctactggaatcagagctagtctaacctggcatgaGCTACATGATAAACATGATAAATTAGCCAATTAcagccagttaatgttagcacaTTAGCTGAACCTAGCTCAACATGCTGTTTCAAATTAGATCATGTCTAGCTCATGCCTTCTAGTGAGGTAAATACTGCTCATTTTATACAAATCTTTGGTTACTCCAGGATACTGAAACATTTtcctgaggtagggccagggccGTTAATCATAAAGTTCCACACTGCAGCGGTGGATTTTccatatcaaacacacacacagatagctaTAACACTGACTACGTTATGTAGCATGACGTCACGGCTTATGACCATTTGCCACAATTCTTGATAGGTTTTTTCTAGATTGATGAACTTGATTAgtctaaactgaaatgattggatggTAAACTGAGCCCATTGTAATGATGTACAGCATATAGTCATTGGATATATGAAAGAAGAAGAGGCCTTTGTGAATTGTAAGAAGTACATTGaaggtttaaattaaattgtaaggaataaaaagtgACAGCGACACCAAACTAATACTTAAGCACAGTAATGAAATACAACTACACAAGAAATGTCCCTGATTCAGATTCGGATTCAGATTTACTGTCATGTCACAGTTTACACAGTtactaagtaaaatataaactcaccagccactttaatatgaacacctgtacacctgctcatttattcTGTTAtccatgcataaaatcatgcagatacaggtcaagagcttcagttaatgttcacatcaaacgtcagaatggggaaaaaagtgtgatctctgtaaccttaactgtggcatggttgttggtaccagaagggctggtttgagtatttcagaaactgctgatctcctgggaatttcacacacaacagtctctagagtttacacagaatggagcaaaaacacaaaaaaacattgagtgatgGACAATTCTGTGGGAGGAAACACCtcgttgataagagaggtcagaggaaaattgAGGCCAGATTgtttcaagctgccaggaagggtATATTAACTCGtacaatcactctttacaaccatggtgagctgaaaagcatctcagcatgcacaaaacattgaatgatgaggtggatgagctacaacagcagaagaccacatcaggttctactcctgtcagccaagaacaggaatctgaggctatcatgggcacagactcacccaaactggacagtttaagattagaaaaaaaaatcaccaggtctttttccagtcttcaatgGTCTTCTGgttattctcctctgatctcactcatcaacaaggtgtttcagcctgcagatcctcctctcacaggatgttttttgttttttcacaccattctgtgtaaactctagaggctgttgtgtgtgaaaatcccaggagatcagcagtttctgaaatattcaaaccagcccatctggtaccaacaaccatgccacggttaaagtcacagagatcacattttttccccattctgatgtttgatgtgaacattgactgaagctcttgacctgtatctgcattatttttggcattgtgctgctgctgttacgtgattggctgattggataaccgCATAAATGATCaggtgtacagttgttcctattaaagtggaggGTGAGAGTATAACCCCTggttataaatgtgttttgttatgTGTCTaagtgtattgtgtagtgtattGTAGGTGTATTGTTTTTACTTATAGATGGGTGGACCACTGGATACAACCAAGCCTTCCCTGAAAGGCAAAGCAGACAGATGGATGCTTAACTCCTCTCTCAATTTGCACTGCACCTCCTACCAACATGACTATGGTGAGAGGAGATGAGAAGAGGCCACACCTTTTACACCTTACTCTCCTCCATGGCTTACAATGAAGCATGAACATCTGACACTGACATTCaaatttcttttactttctttaggATAAGACATAAAGTACATGCACATGataattcaatatttttagTTTAGGATTAGTGGATGGTTATAACTATGGAGAACAAAATCAAATAAGCAGTTTGTTCTTTGTGTACATGTTGTGTTCTGCTCATACTTTGCTAATAATATATTTCTGcctaaatgtgaaatgtgagtTCCCTGGTACATCTGGGACACCTTGTTTTTATTgatcttcttctctttctgtcaggTAACCAAGGCTTCAGTTCATGCTTAGGTCATCACTATGGGACAGGCTACTCTGCCAATCTGAAACCTGCTGTCTACTACAGTCCCAGCCTTGATTTGCTTGACAACCCCAACCTCGGGTCAGCAAACAATGCTGTGTTTCTGATAACCCTGTGTGTCTGGTTCTACCATCTTTACCTgaaggtttctctctctctctctctctctctctctctctctctctctctctctgtatgtctgtctctaGTGTTTCACTGTTGGACAGTTTTCAGTCCCAGACTAAGCGCCATTACCAGCCACTGACTGTACCCAGTGGAGCCGAGGCTCTGCCCAGCACGACAGATAAGACCAGAGAAAGCGGATATctgcagcttcacacacacccCAGACCTGTGAGAATCATATCTCTGCTCTCTACCTAACCAATTTAAGCTCTGGTAACatggtttatatttattttgtctacaattctctttctttctctcgtaTTCAGAAATTAGTATCATGCCAGACAGAGTATAAATGCAGTTATACTCCTCAGAGGCCCACACTCTCAGGTAAAATCAAGCCTTAAGGTCAACTATTAAGCAGAAATATGAAGACGCAGGATATTCTATTTGATCCTGAgattgggttactgtctgtgtggagttgtgcTTGTCctcatgccagtaggtggattggtgaccctaaattgcccctaggtgtgaatgatgtgtgtgcatgctgccaTTAGATGGGTGTATCTCATACCCATAGCTTCCAGGAtctaccacaaccctgaccagggtaaagcagttactgaagatgattgaatgaatgaatgaatgaatgaaagtaagCATTGTCATGATTGCAATATCCAAGTATTGCCATGAGTGTTAAGTCTTTGTGTTTGTGCCACAGTGTACCGTAAGCATCAAATCACGAGAGCTAAAGAGAAGAGTGGATTTACTGAGGGAAACAACCAGCACTACAATATACTTCTACCCCAAGACACCCCCATGGTCTACAATTCAGTATATTTTCATTCTTACTGCTTTTCATTACAGGAGGTGTATTAGAAGCGACAGTCAAATATAGCTGTGGCAATACACCAGAGTGCTTTGCTACCTGCTCAGTTCAAAAAGTGCTGTTTGTTCTCTGCACTCCAGCATATTGGATTTTATATGACACAATAACAGTCCTTTTTAGAATCACACTATACTCCTTTCAGATTGCTACAGATAATTGgaggaaaaacactgacatatGACAATCTTAAAATAGACATGATGTTTAtactaaacataaatataaggTTTAATACTTGGTTGTAAATGTTTCACAATAGACAGATTCTTAGAGCATTTCCTAGACCCATCATTACTGTACTCTGGGTATGATGCACAGCTGGGCAAGAGAAACTTAACAGCAGCTAACTCTCCAAGCTGTGTAAGGTCTTCTGAGGTCTGAATCCTATGTGGTTCATCCCTGAATATCTTTACAGCTGCATGTTAACTTCATAGTCACTGTTGCATCAAATGTACTGGAGTACAGAGTGAAAGCAACAATAACTTCACTGTTCAGTTACTTTTAGACTGCATTGTACTTTGTACTTGAATTCCCGATATGCTCTGTCATGTTAGCTTGCCTACCTGTTTGTGACCGTCAGGGAGAAGCTCAGCAGACGCAGAGCAGCGTGACGAGGATGGACTTCCACCCTACGTCTTTCCTTcaggtgtctctctctctctctctgtctctctctgttgaatCGTCTTCTCTCTGTATCCCTCAAACATTGTTCAcatgcttgtgtatgtgtgtttgtgtatcaggGCAATGAAGTGTTACCCAAATTGGTCACTCATGCTCCTCGAGAGACAGCATTCACCAGAGACGCTCAGAAAATGCTGACATGCCCTGTGAGAGCAGCACTCACCTTCACTCATCCCATCTCATTGCTTTCTCACTAAGTCAAATTTCACTCCTACACTCATCCTCATTTACTCCATTAAGGGATTGGTAATAAGGTTAGTTTGTCATGTCAATGTCATGGTGCTCTCTGTCCTCAGGATTCTCTACTGGTGTGTCCTCGTGGCCACAGACAGAAGAGCCTGATCTTTGCTGAGAGGACTATTGGACGGAAGGTTTGACCGGCATTGTCATTAACCTGCTTACTCTTTCTCCCTAGATTATCATGTCAAGTGTTTGTAGGTCAAGATGACTAGGCATGTATAATCTTCCAGACATTTCAAAGggctttttttattctattaagCAATGGAAAAACATCTTCAAAATTATACCCTAAGGCCATTCGCTTTGAATTACAACCTCTAGACATTAGAGGTAAGATGATCTGGATGATACATACTCTGTTATCATGCACACTTATGGATGTACTGTATCATGCACTCCGTATAAAGACGGTGTGAAGGTTTATATAAACCTGGGCAATGAGAGTGAAACCATGTCGTATTACTTTCTCACAGTATGATAAATTTAGAAAATTCTTCATTCTAGCATTTGAAAATGAGCTTTCTTTTTGTTACAGTTATGTGCAAAAATTTGGGCACCCCTGCCCAAAtcatgtgttgtgttgtttttctcatttaaatattgatgCAGTATTAATTACTggaatattacatattaatattaacaatataaagGATTTCGCTGCATAAGaagcgacagtcaaagtctccagaagaactgtggctggttctgcaagatgctcagtaacacttacagctcacttccttataaaactgcactaattgtacctgagactactattttttttttaaagcgaaggatcgtcacaccaaatattgactttgtttaatttattactgtttactgctctttatagtatttttttaaatgtagaaacatttaatttaattatttttgaaggcatctttgctctacagcatttctttgcttGTGTCTAAGACtattgcacagtactgtaaatcTGCAAATTATAATGCACAATTAGTACTTAGTTCATGAATAACAGCAAATGTGGGTGCTTTGTGAGTCAGTACTTAGTAACCCCCCTTCACAGCCTCCAAACAGTTCTTATAGCTAAGATTGTTTGTATTCTTGCTTTAATTTTATTCCATGCAGAGCACTTCTAGCATGATGTACATTGCACTACATGTTTAACATCCTCTATAACATTCAAGTTTGGGGCTTGGGTGGTCCCAAGTTTCCAAATCCTAAATCTGAAGTTCTTCAAGTAGTTCATGGTtgatgtacagtcaggtctatAAATATTTGGACGTTGACAAATAATTGTTGTTTTAGTTGTCTAACAcggtatattggagttgaaattaatgAACATGAGAATAACTTGCAGACTTTCAGcattaatttgagggtatttacatccaaatcgggTGAACAgcgtaggaattacagcactttttatatgtgccTATATGTGCTTACAGCGCttgctgtgtgtgctgtgttgttgttgtagtttaATGGGTGATTTAAGTGATTTAAGTGGACAGAAATGTAATACAGAGTCTCCCATGGGTCACTCTCAGGCCCAGCTTGGCTTAATAGGATTTGAATCGCATTGAAgagtctctgtgtctctctacaTTTCTGGGGAGTAGAGAGACATCAAGACTATCAGAGTGGTTTAATTTATTGACTTTCCATTTTCATCAGAAAATGGTCTTTGTTGAAGTTCTTTACATAAATTCGGCAagacatatttcagtttttttggaCTTGGGTATTGTAAATGGTCCAATGCTTACAGTGCTCTGGCATTAGCTTCAACTCTGTAGTGTTGCATTAGAGACTAATGATTTTTCCTATTAGCGAGAGTGCTGAAAGTCATCATTAAAAGCTGGTTTCTTTTCAGGTGGGCATGATTTATCATCCACTTGAATCCAATCTACTGTAATCACATTGTAAGCAGTGGCTGAGTTATAGTGGTGCAATGCCAGATACGACCATGTGAAAGATCGGAGCAGTCTGAACGAATCTCTGTGGAGATGTGGTGCAGTAAAATATGCGTTATAGATGCTGGGCTTTGCCACAGTGTGCAAAGTAGGCCAGTGAGTTCTGTTCTCTTTCAGGAAGACTCAGGCTTTATCCTCAACACCCCCATCCTCAAGACCCTGTCAGACACACCATCGTCTGACCCACTGCAGTTCCTCTCACACTACCACACCAAGTGAGTCTGCATGTCTGCATTGTGTGTGCCCTGTCAAGACCtcagcattttaaaattaatacaaaCTTGTCTATTTATTCCAgtgtttatagctattatatAAACATTCGTGCTGACTATTACTGAGATGATTAGActtgtagtgaaaaaaaaaagcttgatggTTTGTGTGCAGGTTTTGTAACAAGGCAGGTTTCAATATGCATAAGACAGGCTGGAATAGAGGAGGGATTCACAAACACAGAGGCAGTGGATACAGCGGACGAGACACAGACAGGTATAAAtactacaaacactacaagTATGAATGTCACTCGTACAGTACTGCTCAAAAGTTTGGAATCAGTGTTCCCATATGAAATCCATATCATATGAAAGCCATTTATAGGAGGCTGcacgtgcacaaacacacacacacagacacagacacacacacacacacagacacagacacacacatacacacacccacacacccacactagAGTTGCATGACGACTActattttttcaaatttttaaaaaattgtagaAAAAGCAGTTTCAGGACTATTTCTATATAtactttactcatttcaagcttgaaatagtcttagCAGATAATTGTACTTATTgcaagcatttttttctggaaagaagcaaaattatctgccaatagaataagaaatttttaagcttgaaattagtaaactGTCTACagtaaaatgtctaaaaacagCCTTAATGATCTTATacttgttatataataatttcacaATGAGAATAAGATAACatttcctttattcaagataGGCCtacctttatttattaattttttttcccagatataattattttcagtgCAGTATCATCCGAAAACTAGTGATATCATATCATTAACAATTcattaaagtaaaagaaaaaaaaatccctgcgTAGTCTTGTGCAGTGGATTGTAGAATTGGCTTCTTctaatctgaaatattttcagactaaaaACGTATATTAAGCCTGCTTTCTTTACCAtcagcctctctgtttttctcactgTCCCAAATAATCTACATCTCCCCAGAGCAGCGACTAGtgcaggggttcccaaactaggggtcgcGACCCCacgagagaaactcacaatcacgagagaaactcacaatctcttcttttgtttcatttatttattttacaaatttcaaatttcctattacagtt
Proteins encoded:
- the ppp1r32 gene encoding protein phosphatase 1 regulatory subunit 32 isoform X2; this translates as MGGPLDTTKPSLKGKADRWMLNSSLNLHCTSYQHDYGNQGFSSCLGHHYGTGYSANLKPAVYYSPSLDLLDNPNLGVSLLDSFQSQTKRHYQPLTVPSGAEALPSTTDKTRESGYLQLHTHPRPKLVSCQTEYKCSYTPQRPTLSVYRKHQITRAKEKSGFTEGNNQHYNILLPQDTPMGEAQQTQSSVTRMDFHPTSFLQGNEVLPKLVTHAPRETAFTRDAQKMLTCPDSLLVCPRGHRQKSLIFAERTIGRKEDSGFILNTPILKTLSDTPSSDPLQFLSHYHTKFCNKAGFNMHKTGWNRGGIHKHRGSGYSGRDTDRFNLCGY
- the ppp1r32 gene encoding protein phosphatase 1 regulatory subunit 32 isoform X1 → MGGPLDTTKPSLKGKADRWMLNSSLNLHCTSYQHDYGNQGFSSCLGHHYGTGYSANLKPAVYYSPSLDLLDNPNLGVSLLDSFQSQTKRHYQPLTVPSGAEALPSTTDKTRESGYLQLHTHPRPKLVSCQTEYKCSYTPQRPTLSVYRKHQITRAKEKSGFTEGNNQHYNILLPQDTPMVYNSGEAQQTQSSVTRMDFHPTSFLQGNEVLPKLVTHAPRETAFTRDAQKMLTCPDSLLVCPRGHRQKSLIFAERTIGRKEDSGFILNTPILKTLSDTPSSDPLQFLSHYHTKFCNKAGFNMHKTGWNRGGIHKHRGSGYSGRDTDRFNLCGY